One Bemisia tabaci chromosome 4, PGI_BMITA_v3 genomic window, TCAAGTTTTCTAAGTCATAGATTAGAATATTGCAAcacaaatttctttaaaaattttaaaaaataaaagcttaCAAGTTTTCCAAGAGATTCGTaattaatcgaaggaaatttggcaatgctcgAGTGTTCTTCTCCTTTCTTCCTGAATGCTTCAGTTGAAATAAAAGCCGATCATAAGACAATGATATCGGTGATTacgctttgatgcaactattcgtgctctacggACATCCATGTTgcattcgaaaaattgaaggcgctccggtcaTCCTAGCCTATGATACGCTGCAATGACTCTGAGTGGCGGTAGGATATAATAACTTGATCTGCGAAAATGGTGCGATGGCATCGTTTCCTGTGCCAGTTTTGATCAGATTGGAGAATATCATATTGCCGCATATTATTCGTAACGGTGCGCCACACGCTGCTGCGTACACTGCTTCATAGACAAGGGTGACAGGAGCGCCTTCCATTGTTTCACATGCAACACGTATGTTCATAGAGTACTAACAGTTGTATCAGCGTTAATCAACAACATTGAATGTGTTGCTTATGTTGGCTGAGATATTAGCATGAAAAGCCCCGTCCCGTTTTACGTTAACTgtgttttggttaaaaaaataaaattaataatgttgaatttcttcaattaaaaaacaattttaatcgatcttttctTAAATTATGGTGCACAATTTCATCAGTTCATGTTGATTGGAAATTAAAACTGTTGTTGACACAACGATCTGGCGATCAGTCGTGGTACAGTGTTTCAAAGTTTAGGTACATAAGTTGTCTCGGACAGCCCAAGCCAATAGGTAttgttttcaaattgttttcgGTTATCTTAGGTCGAACGATGTTTTGGATAGGAGGTAAATAGGAAATGAACCTTAAAAATCGGACTTTCATGATTTCGGAGTCTCTCAGACCTCCTTCAGGATTTATATCCTACTTGATCTATCTATATACTTGTCTCAGACAGTGGTGTCAGTAGCCATGTTTGTAGACGAGCAGCTCGTCAAGTGTGAAATGGGggggtgacttttttttttttttttttttttttttttttttttttttttttttaatgggcaCTTTTACCGTGAATCCGCCAAAGCGTTACCTGTTTTCCCTCGTAGATATTCTCCTCTCCACCCATCTTCCTTATTTTctgcatcccccccccccgttctcCTGTTCCCCCGTATTCTTcgttttctccccccccccatttccttTTCTCCCCGATCTTTCATTCCCCCCCCATATTTTTTTCTACCCCCTCACCTGTTCCTCGCCCCCCCCCAATTTCCTTTTCGCCTCTATCCTTCATTCCCCCATATTTTGTTCTCTCCCCCCTATTCTTCGTTTATTCCCCCCCCCATTTCCTTTTCTCCCCGATCCTTCATTCCCCCCATATTTTGTTCTCCCCCCCCCTTTCCTTTTCTCCCCTATCCTTCATTCCCCCCAAATTTTGTTCTCCCCCCCAGTTTCCTTTTCTCCCCTATCCTTCATTCCCCCCATATTTTGTTCTCTCTCCGCCCCTCGTTTTCCTGTTCCCCCTCTATTCTTTTTCTCTCCCCccattttccttttctcccgATCCTTGATCCCCCCATATTTTGCTCTCTCCCccgcttttctttcttttctctccttcaCGATTTTTCTTATCCCTTCATCTTTCTTGCCCGTttgtgatatttttatttttttcaagggggGCATTTACATGCAAGACACTGCTACTGTTAGTTCTAATCGTAAGCATCATTTTCtggattttaaaaggaaagctcatttaatgtcaagaaaaataataatgttaCTACACGTAGCTCACGAAAGGTTGAGGGGACCTTTAGTCGAGGTAAGGGGGGCTCAGTTGTGGTAGGGGGAGAGCTGAGAGCCCAGTTGAGTTAGGATCGAACTTGCTTACGGAAAGGGAGCAGCCCAGTCAAATTTATGTTAGATGAAGACCATGGAAATAGCTTCTGATAAAATTTAAGGAGGGTGTCATCGGTAAGGATTGGAAAGGGATAGCCTaaagttggggggggggaggttttattcaaaataaaaagagaaacttCCGGCATCGTTAATGGGAGATTTTAATGAACCTTTGAGGGGACCCTTTTAATTCCacgaatgaaataattttttacttatttattttttgtaatggaaataaaattgctcAATGTATCTGTATGGAGAAGGCATCCATAAATATTCATCCTtccctaagtttttttttaaaaaaaattatatatatttacACCGAAAACTACGCAAATTTCTGCAGTGGAATCGGAGACAAAACTGCTGACTATAGCCTCAAATTGCTTCTAGAGAGcatcagattttcaaaattttccgggggaggccccccggaccccccctcGGGGGAGGGGACCGCCCCCTGGAAATTCGCGGCTGTTTAAGGGGGgtgaaaactaatgaaataggGGGGGGAACTCGTCAAGTACCCAGGGGGGGAGTGACACCACTGGTCTCAGACATCAAGTGACCTAAAATAAGCCTAGcacgggtggtctgggacacagagccggattaagggggctgccacatgggccgcggcccatggcggcaaattttgtttttgaatgCAGGTATaaagaaaatcggattcagagaaaaaattatcaatgagaaaaggggacaaaatcactctttcctgagagtaagtacagtaatttctaattttatcgtttttcggtgataaaagagacagcatctttaattagtcgagttaagagaggaccAAGGAACAATTTGGCCTGGTGCTCAGCgcagaggaatgatgacgaggacttgagatgaaaaggacaagccctcggcactGCAGttgacatgtaacacatattagcgcctacaagactgcatgaatacttcacccattgcgtcaaacacagtgcgccgGTCAGGAGCAGTTGgtgtgaaacgcgtagcgcctacaagactgcaggaatacttcacgcattgcgccaaacacagtgcgaccaGCCCGGCGCGGCGAAGtggcggaggttaaaattatcaaaccacatatatgtttgttctttcaattttttggttcatttctgataAACGGAggaccttgttcacacagaatgtttacggaacttaactttcgcgctaagttccgtgaaattttgctagtagtgtttacagggctttcgcaaaaaatgtactcaacacgagtaggtaaacgcgtcttatgcgcccctccccctccggcacgttcacttgatggcttttattgatgtttcaaaacgaatgaaaagaaGGCGGCAGAaaaacaggcggcccatgggcggcaaaaagcaggcggtccatgggcggcaaaaagcaggcggcccatgggcggcaagtaggtaaatccggctctgctGGGACACCTTATATCTAATTTGCAACACTTCATCACGACTGATCGCTAGATCGTGGCATCAACAAGTCTTAATCTCTGAGTAACTGATGAAATCAATCAACTGATGAAATTAAGCACCAGAAAACGAgtaaaaaaagatcgattaaaaaCAGTCCTCCACCGAACAACTTCAAAATCTTGGCATTTTCAagggtaaaaaattcaaaatttgcaatgaTGTGCTGCCATGACGAGGTTTAAAATCAACCTGGAGCTTCCACTGGAGGATTTTCTCATGCTGAGGTTCCCTTTTGGGTACCTAGATTAGAAGGAAATTCCCGCGTTTCCAGAGAaaaggctttttttaagaaattgaaatatttttagtttaCTCCCTTTAAGAGAATTAAACTTCGGGGATAAAATTAGCACAGAGCTTATTTCTTTGCCTCAGAATTAGAATTGAGGGCCTTGGAGGACATGGCACATAAGTGCTGTTTCGGCTATTTCGTGAAATACGTGTTGGAAATTTCGACCtaacacggatccttatggcggaaagaaagttcaaactgactttttgatgcttaaaaattggaatttgagagctaATTTTTCATACGTAGATTATGCCTTAAACTAATTGTACTcggaatcattaatatctcaattcgCTCataaactgcacttgtgcgccttgtccttcaaggcCCTGAATTAAAAGTGCATTTTACTCATAAGCTCCAATGCAATTTTATCACGTTAAGTGGACGCATAATTCTTAAGTTACGTCACTGAACTCTGCCATCCATGATACTTTCAAGCTGCATATATTTTAGCAAAATTCAAGTAAGAGGAGCCTTGTCTGCCCgaactttcatttgaaatagaTTTTATCACTCCTACCTAAAGGGAGCAAAATTTTGGTACCTACTTGAGTAATATTTGCTTTACAAATTAGAAAATATGACTCCATGGTCTCCTCATACCATTGGtcattcaaattttgacttAAGAATAATGACCCATCGTTGTCATGAATTGAGTACCTATCTAACATTAAACTGAACTTCAACTGACACACAAGTTTGTAGAAATGTATACTATAGGCACAGCAACCTCCCTTTCTTCCTTACTATCATTAAGATGTGAATGGTATAAATAGGAAAATGGAAATTTACTCTCTGATAACTTCAGGTGCTGAATGATGAAATACTTAGGTTTAAAACTTAAAGAGTAAAAGGATGGAACAAGATTGAAACTGAATAAATTACTTTATTATCACCAACAGTCGATCAATAACTTAAAATAATTAACTAAAGGAGATTATGTATTGAAATATCCTGCAGCAGTTATCAACTGAGGGAAAATAGCGTACCTTGTGCTCCTTAGAGGTGCAAATACTTGCAGTCACCGAAATCTTCcttatttcaattaaaacagCAGCAAAAAATAGTATTAAATTCGATAAAGTTACATTAACACAAAAATCTGAATGATTCATTCACTGCAAATAGAAAAAAAGCCGGGTAGAAGCACACTAAACAAAAATAGGATTGATTATTTCTTCAAAGATAGCACATTTTTTATGATCCATccattatttttgaaagtatCAAAAAAGAGAGATCAACACATGTGATAGGGATATTACATAGCACACCggatgaaagagagagagaaaaaacataaGATTGCGGTTTGGTGCAGATAAGCCTCATTTGAGAGCTTCAAACATTATCTTCCATTCACTCAACAACTTTTCCAATTTCTTCATTCTAAGTATTGAGAAATTGTTAATCTCAAGTATTGCCACTTGCACCTTCGTTCTGTGAATTGTGTTTGCTCAAACTGTCAGGCTGACCCTACTAAATTCACTACTTAGCTGTAAAATGAACTTATTTAACCTCTCTTGTTTCCCTTCGTTTCCTGTTCATGAATCTTGTCATTTAAAATATTGACATTAAAAACAAAGATTAACAATGTAAgagaaaaatataaaggaaGTCTATGTTCGCCAACCAAAATTTGtttcacagagaaaaaattttaaaaatttattaaagGAGGGTGATGCTACAGAATTACTGAAGTAAAATAGTATAAAAGTTCCTTAATAATGCAGGGGTATCataagtttgaaaaatgttatTTCCCACAAAAACTGGCTAAAACTGACTATATGCTAATCACTAATACATTGTCATCCAATTTAGAGATGTTTCACGTGAATTTTGGTTGGAAATAAACAAGCGGAATGTTGGAAATCATATAAGAAACAATTGTGAACCAAGAAGAAATAGTGGCTTTAAACTCTTAAATTACAGTCCAAGCTTGgaattctatttttcttttattcaacTTGCTTGGAAATCACAGACTTCTAAGAGAGCAGGTTAAACGATATTACATTCATTTCCTGTAAGGAGTTTGTGGGACATAGAGAACCCGATTATTTTAAACACACAACATATTTTGtaggtattttttctttatgcAATTCTAGaatcatcttttcaaatttacaaaagttGTTAATTTATTCCTGTTCCTTACTTAACAATGGCATCAAACTGAGAAGCAAGAAACTTTGCTGATCAATCAGCATGTAGTATTTCTTTAAACTTACaacatcaaacgtgttttgggaaatattcttttaaaaaattatattatgaACTTGGAAACATTCAGGAGACAATTGGAACATTCTCTACCggattgaaacaaaaattatacAACCGATTAACTTATTTCCTGCTAATTTGTATCAACTATTGCTGCTGAACTCAATAAGACAATTCCAGGAAGTTTTAGCAAGCTAAAGAATGAAATCTAATTAAGTTATTTAGGATTGCTTGAACTTGAGAGGATGGCCAACACAGTATGAAAATTTTTACATCTTACATAAAGGGGATTTGAATGAATACAATGATTTGAACTAGGAACATTAGGAACTTTTTGTGCTCATGTTATATCAGGGTTTTGAATCTGCGATTGACACACAGTGCTTTAAATCGACAAGATGACAGCACATCCCAGCATTATCCCTAACCTGCTAGCAGGTTTGTTTCTCAATGTATTCAAGACATACATCAGCTGCAAAAATAAGTCACTGATTTGAAGGGGGGAGGGAAGTTTGTGAGATAGAACGTTTGAGAATCGCTGTTTAAATGATAAATGCGATTTGAAAATACAGATCTGAGATATTCGATTGTATGCCTAAAATAAGTAGGTGACAAGGACTAAAATCTATCCGGCTGGCTTATGTTCTTGACTTGCAACATTGAAACTTTTCTGAATCAAAACACTgaattttaattcctttttaaATAGATAacgggaaaaattcaaattcagacATAATTTGCTctgatttaaattttaataaaagctAGAGGATTTTCTACAGAAATTCATGGTAGATAATGGGAATATTTCACTGGCCTTGTAAGAAACTCATGAATAATTTACATCAAATTCACATGAAATAAAACTACAAACTTAACATCACAGTTTTCTTAATTATACATGCTAATTTTACTTTCTACAGGCTCTCCTAACCAGAGGCTAATCTAGACACCTCAAACAGGTAGATGGAAATAAGAGGAGAGAGATGCCCTCTTTAATCTGCCAATGGAAAAATACGAAAAGAAGACAAGTGTAGGAATAATATGTGTTTCATAAGCTACATCCAAGTAAGCTCATCAGCAAATATATTGGGTAAAGGGTCATCAAGCATTGAATTTCACCTAACCCTGGCACAATGACAAAAACCGAATCAAGAAAGAAGAACATTTTGTCCCCCAAAAAAGCAGAGCTAAGAGAAAGACTGAGGTCGTActcacttcattttttaaaaatcattataTACTTTGCAGAAAAACGTTTGTAACATCATCAGTTTAAGTGTTGGTATAACTTGAACTAAAACTAAGGAGGGTACTTCTGAAGTGTTCCATTCAGACCCTTGTTCCGATTAAATCACAGGtaacaaagtttgaaaaatgaattctaGCTAAATTTATTTACCAACTAAGAAAATTCCACCCAGCAGGTGTTTCTGCTGTACCACTGGCAACAGCTGACAATTTCTTAGATTCATCAGGACTCAATTTAAGAATCGTATCAAGGACAGGAACCAGACGAGATCTTTCATCACCACTCTGTAAggtgataaatttaaaaatgacatttttcaaatACTCTGAATTAGTGATGTGAGGTTGTCTTTCAAGACTGCGTTCTAATCGACGAatttcttctttcaaaaatgaattcagCTGCTCATTGCGGGCGTTGTTCTTTTCAGACTCATTTAGCAAAGCAGATAAATGTTGCACTTGGGACTGATATGTTGCTAAATCATGTTTCAGCTCATCTATTTGAACAACTTCATTTTCAGAATTCAAATCAGAGGCTTCTAATAGCTGTTCTAATGGCATTATAGTTTGTTTTCTAGGATGAGGCAAATTGTAAGACAAAGGGGTTATGTCTGTGTTTTCAGAGCCTTCCCCTTCTTCACGGGTTGCAGAAAATTCGAAATCAGGGTTCGACTGTTTGAGGGAATCAGAACTAGTTTTCATTGCATCTTGTTCTATCTTAGATGATTCAATTTCAAGTGCAGAAATTCTTCCTCTTAGAGTTTGTAGCTCAGTTTCATACTTCAACCTTGTTTCTTCCATTTGAAACTTATGGCAAGAAATTAAGAGGTCAGTCTTAACTTTGAACGCCTTTAGCTCATTTTTGACCTCATCTAGTTCCTTGTTTTTCTTGGACAAAGTTGTTCTGGCTTCTTTCAGACCTTTATCGCATGATTCTTTCTCTGATAGAGCTTTATTCAAATTGAACTTAGCCGTGTCCAAATCAACAGATACATTTTCTAATTGTAATTTCAGAGCCTTATTGGATTCTTCTAACTGCTCTAACCGAATTCTCATgacttcttcctctttttgatttgtgttttcttttttgtgtttttcaagAACACTGTGCACCCTAATTTTATAGGCTTGAAACTCAGATTTCATCGTTTCACATTCTTCTTGCGACTCGTGCAACAACTTTCTGGTTTTGTCTAGCTGGGCTGTTAGAGTATTTATCTGCTCAACAAGGGATTTTTCTTTCGCTATCGAAGAATTTTTAAACTGCGTGAACTCAGATGAGACTTCTGCTAATTGTAATGACAGGTCCTCACTGTGGCACTTCTCTTTTTCAAGATTTGAAGTTATCATACTGATTTcatccttgaattttttgataGAACCTTCAACCTCAGATAATTTACTTTCAGTCAAGCTTagattttcagcaatttttatgCTTTTACTTcgttcaaaggaaatttgtgtttccaTTGTCCCTATCTGGTCATCGAGGGTTTTTTTAGCCTTCTGAGCCTCTTGTAATTCATCTTGCAGGTTTTTCACATGACACTTCTCAACATTTAATTGTTGAGTTAAGTCCGAGACAGTCTTTTCATAATCTTGTAATTCTAAATTcaaaatactttgttttttaGAGACACCAAATGCTTCCTCCAATTGTTGCCTTTGAGcaatcatttctttttctttttcgacaAGTTTCTCTCGCATTTTGTTAACTTCTTTCTCTTTCTGCTGAGACACCATTTCAGCggctctcttttctttttgtaataCTTCTATCTGATTGGACAATGCATCAACAGACGTTTTCAGGGCATTCTTTTCCTTCAACAAGTTTGTAATTTCACCTACTTTATTATTCAATTCTAATTTGACTGTTTCCAGCtcttctgaaattttaattttatcatgCTTCTCTTCATCTAATTTCTTTTGCATAGCTTTCAAATCTTTTTGATACAGTTCAACATTGTCATAGGCCTTATCTAACTCTTGCTGTAGACACTGtgtgtttttcaattttgcggTTAGCTGCTGGACTTTCTGCTGCAATTCGGACTCCTCTACAACTTTGTTTCTCTCTGCTTCAAGCTGGCGTGTAAGGTCATTACACTTTTTCTTCAGTTTAACAGCCacaacttttaattttgcataCCTGTCTTCAAAACTTTCTTCGATATCCTTCAATCGGTTTGCTTCTTCTGTTCGACTAATGGTGCTTGTGCTTAATGTATCATTTTCCTGGAAGTCTCGCAGTCGACTTAAGTCCTGCTCATGCGAAACAATTAATTCATCTTTCTCTTTCAGAGAACTCTCTAGTTTGGACAACTCAGTCTTTAACTGATcaataattacatttttaccttCAAGTTCCTGCTGTATTGTGGTCAATTGCTTTTCACACTTGACTAATGATTCTTCGAGTGAGGTTTTCGATGATCTTTCTGAGTCTACTTCAGCTAGGAGAATGCTTATCTCCTGCTCTAGCTGCTCTACCCTGTTGGTGAAAGATGAAGTAACTTCTTTAATCTCTTCATTCTTCTGCGATAATTTTTGTTCGAGTTTTGATATGAATTCGCCTCGCTgctttaaaatctgaaaaaaaaaaaaaaatcaaactattTAAATATTCGTCAAGTACTATCGTATTATTTATAATATTCATAAGAGACCATCAAACTTACGCTTctttgaaaaacgaaaaaaaaaattaaaatcctgtCAAAAAATTAGAGGGCTGACATAAAAACAGATACTATTGGAAGCAATTCATTTCAATGATAAAAAGAAATTGAGGGAAAAGATTCTATTTAAAAGAGGATTTTGGCTAAGTCAAGAGGACATTGATAGATTTGTGGGCATTTTGCGGTAAAAGGAAAAACGGAGTGATAGGGTAGTGAATGTATATTGTATATCCCGCCATACATCACACAGTGACATTCTACAAGGGATCTATGATTTCTAGAGATCCAACTGACCAGAGGTGTAAAAAAACTCTTACAAAAGGTGTTGGATTACTGCAAATGGGAGAAAACTCAtggaattcaaaaataaatgaatctctgaaaaaaatattgcaccTTCACACAGAGAAtctaaaaatttaatgattGCAATATATTTTACTCAAGTTTTGCAACCTTCGTTACAGATGAGGACTGAAAAAACACCTCATATTTCTATTCAATGaagaaatttctgagaaaacttgGAGAGAATAATTTTCCAACAGAATTCTCTTTCCTAAAAAAcatgactaatttttttttcaatcgtaATAAGGATAAAACTCTTACTCACAGTAACCATTTCCTGCATCTCCGACAGCAATTCAGCATGATCCCTCTTCATTGCAACCATATGCATATTCTTGTTTTCAACCAGTGCGTTCACTTTGTTctgaatgaaaaagaaatattactTTTCATtaggaaaatcttgaaagacaCATTGTCCAAAAACTGATcagaggaggaaaaataaggaaTGTCATGAGTACAAAGTGAGTCATCTGTGTTAAGAACATGATAATTGTTGAAAGTCAGAAAATGAATGACTATTG contains:
- the LOC109038987 gene encoding uncharacterized protein, with product MMDDLSREELITKCKHYLSLAQKAKQAKDEALKKLDDLDAELKKFQNADKKTSANETEAKSGADVDILEAQLESCERRISRLSDENEKLLVKLDASELKCKQLEGELKNTSKKDEIAELRLQNQKLQEKLEEANSTRKAVVKKLEEVSIETRQLIENSEQLSDDNELLKKQVTTLQDSKKNNEYEIEKLKEKVAKLLVADELTKEENGRLGSAVDTLKKQILEKSKEIEHLTSKSLELAQKNEYISALSTEIETLKKCNELLQQELGSPCPLDSDKNTLLAENETLRNKLVFAFDSVTSLKQKVENLKGTVISELSALLSQNEARDKDLQAAKAHLSSIKNTKIVSLKQKVSNLHWKYKKLAEENSRLNIALCEKTALSEEFLVDKNEISKTLENIKEEVSKLKCDKDRLELENGQLKGESETIVVSKEDLIKSAEKCKKLEEEKSLLAGENMELSKKLDSLHSDFVKIQDKCNELDKKATDMNNQNAESFQKEISALNKEKLELEKNLDKLKSSESELSAEMANLIAQNKELLNEKHLFESTEKQMVCNIQNLTQENEKLKAQNCDFESCRDKLNCEIVELTEKIDAIRKERDNFASENERIHSTLKKLQENFDQTNLSHQRGILQLKNQIRSLEKENSELMSCKEENESQNERLKMQEIELKKLRGSVEENENVKKKLNDCINLINQLEGKNLKMQSSLEKMQSADLNKTSVEVEQKKESAAIILRKVEEFQRLRRDLKDFVQASFQDLSTFSSFVNQDIMNKVNALVENKNMHMVAMKRDHAELLSEMQEMVTILKQRGEFISKLEQKLSQKNEEIKEVTSSFTNRVEQLEQEISILLAEVDSERSSKTSLEESLVKCEKQLTTIQQELEGKNVIIDQLKTELSKLESSLKEKDELIVSHEQDLSRLRDFQENDTLSTSTISRTEEANRLKDIEESFEDRYAKLKVVAVKLKKKCNDLTRQLEAERNKVVEESELQQKVQQLTAKLKNTQCLQQELDKAYDNVELYQKDLKAMQKKLDEEKHDKIKISEELETVKLELNNKVGEITNLLKEKNALKTSVDALSNQIEVLQKEKRAAEMVSQQKEKEVNKMREKLVEKEKEMIAQRQQLEEAFGVSKKQSILNLELQDYEKTVSDLTQQLNVEKCHVKNLQDELQEAQKAKKTLDDQIGTMETQISFERSKSIKIAENLSLTESKLSEVEGSIKKFKDEISMITSNLEKEKCHSEDLSLQLAEVSSEFTQFKNSSIAKEKSLVEQINTLTAQLDKTRKLLHESQEECETMKSEFQAYKIRVHSVLEKHKKENTNQKEEEVMRIRLEQLEESNKALKLQLENVSVDLDTAKFNLNKALSEKESCDKGLKEARTTLSKKNKELDEVKNELKAFKVKTDLLISCHKFQMEETRLKYETELQTLRGRISALEIESSKIEQDAMKTSSDSLKQSNPDFEFSATREEGEGSENTDITPLSYNLPHPRKQTIMPLEQLLEASDLNSENEVVQIDELKHDLATYQSQVQHLSALLNESEKNNARNEQLNSFLKEEIRRLERSLERQPHITNSEYLKNVIFKFITLQSGDERSRLVPVLDTILKLSPDESKKLSAVASGTAETPAGWNFLSW